A stretch of Petrotoga mexicana DSM 14811 DNA encodes these proteins:
- a CDS encoding sulfotransferase — translation MKFIPIYKHSVFIVSTGRTGTKFIGKVLPSMIDDCYSTHEPAGVFVTDRNKWKKDIKKYGFLRMTIGQLTPKYSMYKLSSDRRAGRVNDDKALRYIEQMRKSVLKDVIPELYVESNNHLHGVVDLLEKVFPNSKVVFVIRDPRTWIRSVMSTKASLLYSKIDFPFLNMSMKATDFKDDPYAQKWKNMSKFEKLCWYYNKLNSFILEKMSSKANFKVFRYEDLLINQDREKYFKEFLDFITNFEDGFSKNYEFKPQLLNRKINSSSKNYVIPHWKEWKNKEAVIVEKHCGQLMKKFNYGQESEWREKVEKGYRFEIA, via the coding sequence GTGAAGTTTATTCCAATTTACAAACATTCAGTTTTCATTGTCTCCACAGGTAGGACCGGCACTAAGTTCATAGGTAAAGTTCTTCCTTCTATGATCGATGATTGTTATTCTACTCATGAGCCCGCTGGAGTTTTTGTGACAGATAGGAACAAATGGAAGAAAGATATTAAAAAATATGGATTTTTAAGAATGACAATAGGTCAATTAACTCCAAAATATTCTATGTATAAACTTAGTAGCGACAGACGTGCGGGAAGGGTTAACGATGATAAGGCATTAAGGTATATAGAACAAATGCGAAAGTCAGTACTTAAAGATGTTATTCCTGAGCTTTATGTTGAATCGAATAACCATCTGCATGGAGTTGTAGACTTACTTGAGAAAGTATTTCCAAACAGCAAGGTTGTATTTGTTATTAGAGATCCCCGAACTTGGATCAGATCTGTAATGAGTACGAAGGCATCCCTGCTGTATAGTAAAATAGATTTTCCTTTTTTAAATATGAGCATGAAGGCAACTGATTTCAAAGATGATCCTTACGCACAAAAATGGAAAAATATGTCGAAATTTGAGAAACTCTGCTGGTATTATAACAAACTTAATTCTTTTATTCTCGAAAAAATGAGCAGCAAAGCAAATTTTAAAGTTTTTAGATATGAAGATCTCTTGATAAATCAGGATAGAGAAAAGTATTTCAAAGAGTTTTTGGATTTTATTACCAATTTTGAAGACGGTTTTTCAAAGAATTATGAGTTCAAACCACAACTATTGAATAGAAAAATTAACTCCAGTTCTAAAAACTACGTTATCCCTCATTGGAAAGAGTGGAAAAATAAGGAAGCAGTTATTGTGGAAAAACATTGTGGACAATTGATGAAAAAGTTTAATTATGGTCAAGAATCAGAATGGCGCGAAAAGGTGGAGAAAGGATACAGGTTTGAAATTGCATGA